CACTGTGTTTATCGGAAACATGCCTTACTTGCAAACATGGTCTAAATTTctgtaacataaaaaatatatatttctgtgttactttacaaaataaaatttgtattttgaaatgtattatataaatcatgaaataatatacaaaaaggttataaatatacatagagtgaaagaataattaaaataaagcttataatatacatatattcattaataacttcatcaaaataaaatacttcttaaaaagaatttctaacCTCGACGTTTCCGCATGTATAATACATAGACGTCcgtttaaatacaataatttctttcatgaACAGTTTCCTTTGGTTTAAAATGCAACTCCGCAAAAGTAAAACCATGGTTAATAATTAACTGCAGTTTATTttggattatttaaattatttaaatatgcaatAGGAATGTTTTCAAATCGCCATGAACAGGGAAACTTcaaattgttcaaatatatAGAGTGTTTAGTTTTTTCCGAACAACTTGCAgcaaacaaatgaaaataaaaaaagatattatataatacgtaaaacTATGAAACATCAACAAAGTTAGAAGCAAATGTCAACTATACGATACAGAAGTAACTATAAGATAAATTAATGCAATGAATTAATAACTTGATTACACATCTAgagcaaaattaaaaaaaatcagaACGTAATAAATTCCATATTACATTGATATAAAGTTTATCTGTAGTAAATTAGCAAAAGAGTAGTATTGTaagtcaaaattatttttattattagttttgGACAGAAGCccttataataataaaatcaggCATTAGATCTTCTTCTTACAATTATATTCTATAGTTTAATTTCAACATATATTTCTAGATATTTTCAAGCAAAagcattgtaaaataaaaaagataatataaaaattattttcctataaaaatatataaaattcatttacgaATTGTTATGTCAACACATTATCACGAGCAAAGCGCTTAGCGCTCCATGTGTAACAAGAACGGACACGCAACTCTCTATAATTTAGTTCAGCAGTTCTAATATTCATTCTACCTTTTGTTTATCACGGATCctctttgaataattttttattgttacggATCCCTAAGACTTAactcaatatttaaattcttaatgtgctaaatatgtatttaaaacaCTCATCAACTGCTCATTAATAACCTTTTTCGCGATAAGagattcattataaataaataaatacaataaataatttttatttgtatagtACAATAACTTGCGTATGTAAGGATTTCGTAGCTTTCCAAAAGTCTGCCACAGGTTAAGAACCgctattctaattaattaattataattaattaacggtCACAACAcgattattcattttttatttacttgaataaaagaatgaattttaatgtGATTGGTTAATAACATGCGTTTCATTTTGCAATATCAGAAGTATGAAATAAGCAGAAATGCTTTGTTAGCGTTTCCTTGCAtttgcaatattatttaaagtaatgGAACTAACAATATTGTGTTCAACAATAAActgtttcgaatattttaatataatttctatgcattagaaattatatacatattgttcAATTAaggtataaatacataatacgcACATATACATAACcaacatatatgtacatgtatatgtacataaccaagaaaatattcattaattgattaatacttataattgttttaatcgaTGTCTCAACGTACTAAAGTTATCCAATTATACAAGACggtatgaaatatattacaacttcgttgcaatttattaaaaaattaaatatgttattttaaaataatatagttgtacgatatataataacacataacgaaaattacacataaaagaagatattttttatccattttattattataaatacaaatgacaatattttttttatgtttttagcTCTTGTATATGGGTCGTGATTATCCAAGAGGTTATGATGTTTTCAAAAGAAATCTAAGAAAagcttttgaaaaaaataaacaagaacGTGATCCtgagaaaattgataaaatgttgGCTCATGGTAATTTTGTTATCAAAGAATTAGAAACTTTGTATATGCTACGCAAGTATAGAActttaaagaaaagatattataaagaatgaaagaatattgtattacattatattgtgctcatatgtttaaatatagatacaaaatacaaattaaaaattaattttcattataattttatttttcaataaattttatagtttctatttttaaaaatgaaatgatttgTATATCatgtttataaatacaattaatctTTTTACCAAACCTATACatttgttgttgttattttattgcaaaacaatgcaatgttttataacataattgtgtgattattaattttactaagAACTGTTTAATCATTCATTACTAGCAGTTATTATCAGTAATTGTCAAAAATGGTAGCATAACCTATATGTTGTGAAATCTAAACGATATTTACGTGTGTGGTCTTTACAAAATAGCCTCTACGTGTGTAATGAtctttacaaaaattgaagttttcaatcttaattactaaaaatgttttgttatgaattataatgttataagtttaTAAGATTCATAAATATGGCCATTTGTGTAGCTGTAATCGGAAAAGATGTAAGTACACATCTTTTAAGGTTGGAATGTTAATAACAGTGCAAAATCTTTGGttaataaatgatacaaatcaaaaaatattgtgattCTGAACTTCgatagcaataataatatgtGTTCCAAACTACTTATTTGCAGAATTCTCCAAAATATATTAGATGTGTAGATGAATCATCAGCATTGCAATTTCATTGCAAAGTTCATACGTCAATTGatattatagaagaaaaattaaatgttggAAATAAAACTGCTATTGATATACgagatttgtatttaaatttattatatgctactgaagaatataaaatgtacatatgtaacatatattgtatcttcaaatatattatgttttttacATAGTATTTCTTTGTACAATTTCAGATATGGTTATGCTACTAAtacaaaaatcaaatttattattgtgtCTCATTCATCAAACACGTCTCTGAGAGATAATGATGTAAAAATGgtaaatcttttataaatcataTGATAAAAgaactatatttaatatagtaattcttaatatagtaatatagtatataatatattcttaatatagtaattctttgcagatttttaagaaattgcaTGCGGCTTATTCTAATGCTGTATGCAATCCATTTTACATTCCAGGTGATCAATTGAATTCCAAGTAAGttcatttaatttagttaatagtattactttaatgtatatagcaaattttaatatattgaaatcAATGCATATATATCATTTCAGGTCTTTTGATTTAGCAGTAATGGATATAATGGGTATTATATCACCTTTTTAACAGATTATATTTGAACTTAATATATTgtgaatatatttcatataggtatcattaaattatgtaaaaattattacaaatctttttgctttgataaaatgtatagtaacttattacaaaatttattacgttaaaCTGTAATTTACCTTTTTAGTCTTTAACTTTGTAATACTATAGTAAGCTTCTGTATTTTCTATCCATTTCTGTTTTAgctatttttaagaaatggtaactctttattatttgttttttgataattttctgatatataaaattatttagtagcgaattttgtttgaaatgattattatgttgataaaattttattttcatgattGAAACTTTCAACAGGATTGAGTTTAGTATTGAAggattaaaaagtatattaaataataaacactaaaagtatttttaaaatttgaaattaaatagtttatttatcTAGAAATCTTTTAAGGAGTTGGAGGAGTTATAGTTATGAAaggaattagaaataatttatgtaccGTGCATAATTTGCACACTGGCGACCGTTTTACATTGAATcctgaaaaaattaaacattaccatataacaaaTTGTTACTAGTTCTTACGGTGagatataatttttgcataaagaaattatttttgtatttatgtgtttatataaatattagttacttatttttttaatttaaatattaagattaCTTACTCTCATTCC
This DNA window, taken from Bombus pyrosoma isolate SC7728 linkage group LG6, ASM1482585v1, whole genome shotgun sequence, encodes the following:
- the LOC122568380 gene encoding electron transfer flavoprotein regulatory factor 1; amino-acid sequence: MSQRTKVIQLYKTLLYMGRDYPRGYDVFKRNLRKAFEKNKQERDPEKIDKMLAHGNFVIKELETLYMLRKYRTLKKRYYKE
- the LOC122568379 gene encoding trafficking protein particle complex subunit 2-like protein; the encoded protein is MAICVAVIGKDNSPKYIRCVDESSALQFHCKVHTSIDIIEEKLNVGNKTAIDIRDLYLNLLYATEEYKIYGYATNTKIKFIIVSHSSNTSLRDNDVKMIFKKLHAAYSNAVCNPFYIPGDQLNSKSFDLAVMDIMGIISPF